Proteins from a single region of Haemorhous mexicanus isolate bHaeMex1 chromosome 4, bHaeMex1.pri, whole genome shotgun sequence:
- the RELL1 gene encoding RELT-like protein 1 isoform X1 — MAPAATGGIPPTAPSLGLMADGLGNSSALDGEVPWALSSHGLQTTTLTTKMDGNDGKAEHLEYIAFALVPVFFIMGLLGILICHILKKKGYRCTTEAEELEEEKIDEKIEMNETIHENSDTVGQIVNYIMKNEANADVLKAMVADSSVFEPESPLSPTSPESPMSPGTPLSPGVVPFRHNCKAHHFHTVGGVVEKDVCTRCSHKRWHLIKPAQKSKENRRSRIGEVTVLSVGRFRVTKVDHKSNSKERKSLMSVTGVESVNGEMPAKQDVSEAPATPAKQDMQERRSSQ, encoded by the exons ATGGCTCCGGCAGCGACCGGCGGGATCCCGCCAACTGCGCCATCGCTGGGCCTGATGGCTGATGGGCTGGGCAACAGCTCCGCTCTCG ATGGAGAGGTTCCGTGGGCTTTGTCAAGCCATGGCTTACAGACAACTACTTTGACAACTAAAATGGATGGCAATGATGGCAAGGCTGAACACCTAGAGTATATTGCCTTTGCTTTGGTTCCTGTTTTCTTCATCATGGGTCTCTTGGGGATCCTTATCTGCCATATCCTTAAGAAAAAAGGATACCGTTGTACAACAGAAGCTGAAGAactagaagaagaaaaaattgatGAAAAAATAG AAATGAATGAAACTATACATGAGAATAGTGACACTGTGGGACAAATTGTTAACTACATCATGAAAAATGAAG CAAATGCTGATGTGTTAAAGGCCATGGTAGCAGATAGCAGTGTCTTTGAACCTGAAAG ccCATTATCTCCTACCTCTCCTGAGAGTCCAATGAGTCCAGGGACTCCTTTGTCACCAGGTGTTGTTCCATTCAGACATAACTGCAAAGCCCATCACTTCCATACTGTTGGAGGAGTGGTGGAAAAGGATGTTTGTACTCGCTGTAGTCACAAACGATGGCACCTTATAAAGCCAGCTCAAAAATCTAAAGAGAACAGAAGAAGTCGCATTGGAGAAGTTACAGTCCTTTCTGTGGGAAG ATTTCGAGTCACAAAAGTGGATCACAAATCAAACTCCAAAGAGCGGAAAAGCCTGATGTCCGTTACTGGTGTGGAGAGCGTCAACGGGGAGATGCCTGCGAAACAGGACGTGAGCGAAGCACCCGCCACGCCTGCCAAACAGGACATGCAAGAGAGGAGAAGCTCACAGTAA
- the RELL1 gene encoding RELT-like protein 1 isoform X2, producing the protein MLGIVRYGEVPWALSSHGLQTTTLTTKMDGNDGKAEHLEYIAFALVPVFFIMGLLGILICHILKKKGYRCTTEAEELEEEKIDEKIEMNETIHENSDTVGQIVNYIMKNEANADVLKAMVADSSVFEPESPLSPTSPESPMSPGTPLSPGVVPFRHNCKAHHFHTVGGVVEKDVCTRCSHKRWHLIKPAQKSKENRRSRIGEVTVLSVGRFRVTKVDHKSNSKERKSLMSVTGVESVNGEMPAKQDVSEAPATPAKQDMQERRSSQ; encoded by the exons ATGTTGGGGATAGTAAGAT ATGGAGAGGTTCCGTGGGCTTTGTCAAGCCATGGCTTACAGACAACTACTTTGACAACTAAAATGGATGGCAATGATGGCAAGGCTGAACACCTAGAGTATATTGCCTTTGCTTTGGTTCCTGTTTTCTTCATCATGGGTCTCTTGGGGATCCTTATCTGCCATATCCTTAAGAAAAAAGGATACCGTTGTACAACAGAAGCTGAAGAactagaagaagaaaaaattgatGAAAAAATAG AAATGAATGAAACTATACATGAGAATAGTGACACTGTGGGACAAATTGTTAACTACATCATGAAAAATGAAG CAAATGCTGATGTGTTAAAGGCCATGGTAGCAGATAGCAGTGTCTTTGAACCTGAAAG ccCATTATCTCCTACCTCTCCTGAGAGTCCAATGAGTCCAGGGACTCCTTTGTCACCAGGTGTTGTTCCATTCAGACATAACTGCAAAGCCCATCACTTCCATACTGTTGGAGGAGTGGTGGAAAAGGATGTTTGTACTCGCTGTAGTCACAAACGATGGCACCTTATAAAGCCAGCTCAAAAATCTAAAGAGAACAGAAGAAGTCGCATTGGAGAAGTTACAGTCCTTTCTGTGGGAAG ATTTCGAGTCACAAAAGTGGATCACAAATCAAACTCCAAAGAGCGGAAAAGCCTGATGTCCGTTACTGGTGTGGAGAGCGTCAACGGGGAGATGCCTGCGAAACAGGACGTGAGCGAAGCACCCGCCACGCCTGCCAAACAGGACATGCAAGAGAGGAGAAGCTCACAGTAA
- the RELL1 gene encoding RELT-like protein 1 isoform X3, with translation MDGNDGKAEHLEYIAFALVPVFFIMGLLGILICHILKKKGYRCTTEAEELEEEKIDEKIEMNETIHENSDTVGQIVNYIMKNEANADVLKAMVADSSVFEPESPLSPTSPESPMSPGTPLSPGVVPFRHNCKAHHFHTVGGVVEKDVCTRCSHKRWHLIKPAQKSKENRRSRIGEVTVLSVGRFRVTKVDHKSNSKERKSLMSVTGVESVNGEMPAKQDVSEAPATPAKQDMQERRSSQ, from the exons ATGGATGGCAATGATGGCAAGGCTGAACACCTAGAGTATATTGCCTTTGCTTTGGTTCCTGTTTTCTTCATCATGGGTCTCTTGGGGATCCTTATCTGCCATATCCTTAAGAAAAAAGGATACCGTTGTACAACAGAAGCTGAAGAactagaagaagaaaaaattgatGAAAAAATAG AAATGAATGAAACTATACATGAGAATAGTGACACTGTGGGACAAATTGTTAACTACATCATGAAAAATGAAG CAAATGCTGATGTGTTAAAGGCCATGGTAGCAGATAGCAGTGTCTTTGAACCTGAAAG ccCATTATCTCCTACCTCTCCTGAGAGTCCAATGAGTCCAGGGACTCCTTTGTCACCAGGTGTTGTTCCATTCAGACATAACTGCAAAGCCCATCACTTCCATACTGTTGGAGGAGTGGTGGAAAAGGATGTTTGTACTCGCTGTAGTCACAAACGATGGCACCTTATAAAGCCAGCTCAAAAATCTAAAGAGAACAGAAGAAGTCGCATTGGAGAAGTTACAGTCCTTTCTGTGGGAAG ATTTCGAGTCACAAAAGTGGATCACAAATCAAACTCCAAAGAGCGGAAAAGCCTGATGTCCGTTACTGGTGTGGAGAGCGTCAACGGGGAGATGCCTGCGAAACAGGACGTGAGCGAAGCACCCGCCACGCCTGCCAAACAGGACATGCAAGAGAGGAGAAGCTCACAGTAA